A region of the Desulfomicrobium macestii genome:
TGGAGGAATACAAATGACCCCGGCCATGAAGCTTGACCGAGCGGGTCTGACGGCATTGCGGGACCGGGAGCGGGAACTTCTGAAGACGGCCGCTCCGCGCATATTCTGCTGCAGCGGCACGGGCTGCCACGCCACGGGCTCCATCCCGCTCATCGAGGCCCTGCGGGATGAGGCCGCGCGGCAGGGCGGCGGGGTGCAGGTCGTCGAGACGGGCTGCAACGGCTTCTGCGCCCTGGGGCCGGTGGTCGTCATGCAGCCTGGCGGCATCCTGTACTGCAAGGTGCGCGTGGAGGATGCGGCCGACGTGGTCGCCTCGGCCGGGGGCGAGCCCGTGGAGCGCCTGCTGTATCGCGACCCGTCGGGCACGGCCGTGGCTTCCATGGATGAGATCCCCTTTTTCGCCCTGCAACGGCCCCGGACCCTGCGCAACAAGGGCCGCATCGACCCCGAGAACATCGGCCACGCCATCGCCCATGACGGATACCAGGGGCTGGCCAAGGCCCTTTTCGACATGGACCCGGCAGGCATCGTCGAGGAAATGCGCGCTTCCGGCCTGCGCGGACGCGGCGGGGCCGGTTTTCCCACTGGCCTGAAATGGAAGTTCGCGGCCGCCTCGCCCGGCGACGTCAAGTACGTGCTCTGCAACGCCGACGAGGGCGATCCCGGCGCGTTCATGGACCGCTCCATCCTCGAGTCCGACCCGCACGCCGTTCTCGAAGGCATGCTCGTCGCGGCCGTGGCCATCGGTTCCCGCCAGGGCTACATCTACTGCCGCTCCGAATATCCCCTGGCCATCAAGCGCCTGACCATAGCCATCGGCCAGGCCCGGGAACTGGGCTTGCTGGGCGAAAACATCCTGGGCAGCGGTTTTTCCTTCGACCTCGAGATCTACCAGGGCGCGGGCGCCTTCGTCTGCGGCGAGGAGACGGCGCTCATGCGTTCCATCGAAGGAAAGCGCGGCATGCCCGTCCCCCGGCCGCCGTTCCCGGCGCAGCAGGGCCTGTGGGGCAAGCCGACCATCCTCAACAACGTCGAGACCCTGGCCAATGTCGGCCGCATCATCCGTCTGGGCGGAGTGCGCTACGCGAGCGTCGGCACCGAGGGCAGCAAGGGCACGAAGGTCTTCGCCCTGTCCGGCGACGTGAACAACATCGGGCTGGTCGAGGTGGACATGGGCACGCCTCTGTCCGTGCTGGTCAACGACATCGGCGGCGGGGTGCCGGGCAAGCGCAAATGCAAGGCCGTGCAGCTCGGCGGGCCTTCGGGCGGGAGCATCCCGGCGCACCTGCTGGACACGCCCGTGGACTACGAGGCCATCAGCCAGGCCGGGGCCATCATGGGGTCGGGCGGGGTCATCGTCATGGACGACCGCACCTGCATGGTCGACATGGCCCGCTTCTTCATGGACTTCATCCAGGACGAGTCCTGTGGCAAGTGCACGCCCTGCCGGGAGGGGACCAGGCGTCAGCTCGAAATCCTGACCCGCATCTGCGAGGGCAAGGGCGTCCCCGGGGACCTGCGCATCCTGGAG
Encoded here:
- the nuoF gene encoding NADH-quinone oxidoreductase subunit NuoF, with the translated sequence MTPAMKLDRAGLTALRDRERELLKTAAPRIFCCSGTGCHATGSIPLIEALRDEAARQGGGVQVVETGCNGFCALGPVVVMQPGGILYCKVRVEDAADVVASAGGEPVERLLYRDPSGTAVASMDEIPFFALQRPRTLRNKGRIDPENIGHAIAHDGYQGLAKALFDMDPAGIVEEMRASGLRGRGGAGFPTGLKWKFAAASPGDVKYVLCNADEGDPGAFMDRSILESDPHAVLEGMLVAAVAIGSRQGYIYCRSEYPLAIKRLTIAIGQARELGLLGENILGSGFSFDLEIYQGAGAFVCGEETALMRSIEGKRGMPVPRPPFPAQQGLWGKPTILNNVETLANVGRIIRLGGVRYASVGTEGSKGTKVFALSGDVNNIGLVEVDMGTPLSVLVNDIGGGVPGKRKCKAVQLGGPSGGSIPAHLLDTPVDYEAISQAGAIMGSGGVIVMDDRTCMVDMARFFMDFIQDESCGKCTPCREGTRRQLEILTRICEGKGVPGDLRILEDLAAVITDASLCGLGQTASNPILSALRHFRDEFEAHINERRCPAKRCVALLRFEVREDLCRKCGLCHKACPAGAVIWAKKQVARIDREKCVRCLACFQACPFDCIE